Proteins encoded by one window of Paraburkholderia terrae:
- a CDS encoding DUF1488 domain-containing protein, whose translation MTIEFTSRRHVVAASRVAFEATVEGKEVWCSVSIDALNSHFGNTGTSSHDLITTFEGNRKTIEDAARRVLQRNGGQSVELETLDFHKPH comes from the coding sequence ATGACCATCGAATTCACCAGCCGCCGGCACGTCGTGGCCGCATCGCGAGTCGCATTCGAAGCGACCGTCGAAGGAAAAGAGGTATGGTGCAGCGTATCAATCGACGCCCTGAACAGCCACTTCGGCAATACGGGTACGTCGTCGCACGATCTGATCACGACGTTCGAGGGTAATCGCAAGACAATCGAGGACGCAGCGAGGCGTGTGCTGCAACGAAATGGGGGGCAGTCGGTCGAACTGGAGACGCTCGACTTTCATAAGCCACATTGA
- a CDS encoding H-NS family nucleoid-associated regulatory protein, producing the protein MATLEALQAKIKKLQAQAEAIASQKSTVALEGIRALMAKHNLTTADIDAHLGRKKRGRPSLKSAGVQTKGVAKYSDPKTGATWTGHGRAPAWIAAAKDRSKYLVAGASAAVTTGVAVKHGTGNGQPKGPQPAKYRHPETGATWSGRGPAPAWLAGEKDRSKFLVAGAKAASLNGVAKKKIGAKKAGRKPRA; encoded by the coding sequence ATGGCTACACTCGAAGCACTTCAGGCAAAGATAAAAAAGCTTCAGGCCCAGGCGGAAGCCATTGCGTCGCAAAAGTCGACGGTGGCGCTCGAAGGCATTCGGGCACTGATGGCAAAGCACAATCTGACTACGGCTGATATCGACGCGCATCTCGGTCGCAAAAAGCGTGGCCGTCCTTCGTTGAAGTCGGCAGGCGTGCAAACCAAAGGCGTAGCCAAATACTCCGATCCTAAAACGGGTGCAACCTGGACGGGGCATGGCCGTGCGCCGGCATGGATTGCGGCTGCGAAAGACCGTTCCAAGTACCTGGTGGCGGGCGCGTCTGCAGCGGTTACCACGGGCGTCGCCGTAAAGCACGGCACGGGTAATGGCCAGCCGAAGGGACCGCAACCGGCGAAGTATCGTCACCCCGAAACGGGCGCGACATGGAGTGGCCGTGGCCCTGCACCGGCATGGCTGGCGGGCGAAAAAGACCGTAGCAAGTTCCTGGTCGCCGGAGCAAAAGCGGCGAGCTTGAATGGCGTTGCGAAAAAGAAGATTGGCGCCAAAAAGGCAGGAAGAAAGCCGCGCGCGTAA
- a CDS encoding DUF4148 domain-containing protein — protein sequence MKSLGQFVVVAALVGAPLAAFAQSNQPVTRAQVREELVQLHNAGYSPLDDRNSYPTHIQAAEARLAAQQAASTQQSGLGGAANGVSEAGVRADANGITFSHH from the coding sequence ATGAAATCACTCGGTCAATTCGTTGTCGTCGCCGCTCTTGTCGGCGCACCTCTGGCTGCATTCGCGCAGAGCAATCAACCTGTGACGCGCGCACAGGTGCGCGAAGAACTCGTGCAATTGCATAACGCCGGTTACAGCCCGCTCGACGATCGCAATAGCTATCCCACGCATATTCAGGCTGCCGAAGCGCGTCTGGCCGCACAACAGGCCGCGTCGACCCAGCAAAGCGGATTGGGTGGCGCAGCGAATGGCGTGTCGGAAGCGGGCGTGCGCGCAGATGCGAATGGCATCACGTTCTCGCATCATTAA
- a CDS encoding response regulator, whose product MAKVLVVDDSSTVRDEVAGFLRKNGLDVDTAVDGKDGLAKLKASPGIRLVVSDVNMPNMDGLTMAEKIRGELANASVNIIMLTTESSPAMKERGKAAGVKGWIVKPFKGDAVLETFRKLAN is encoded by the coding sequence ATGGCTAAGGTTCTGGTAGTGGACGATTCGAGCACGGTACGCGATGAAGTCGCGGGTTTTCTGAGGAAGAATGGTCTCGATGTCGATACCGCGGTGGATGGCAAGGATGGTCTCGCGAAGCTGAAGGCGTCGCCCGGCATCCGTCTCGTGGTCAGCGACGTCAACATGCCGAATATGGACGGCCTGACGATGGCCGAAAAGATTCGCGGCGAACTGGCCAATGCGAGCGTCAACATCATCATGCTGACGACGGAAAGCAGCCCTGCAATGAAGGAGCGCGGCAAGGCGGCGGGTGTGAAAGGCTGGATCGTTAAGCCGTTCAAGGGTGACGCGGTGCTCGAAACGTTCCGCAAGCTGGCGAACTGA
- a CDS encoding methyl-accepting chemotaxis protein, whose protein sequence is MVDQYVIAAALAGVAWGALAGLFVHRWWYRKRAATQQQTTLDTQNTVLAQAEERHAAEVRQHEQQARELHALVDTLRDDLAQQSVSANEAREALNALHLQKDEWLQQATRLSTEAGRLRHLSATFERWHEQMISLMAQNHDMHAKNNELSSIVRHVLIVSLNASIEAARAGAAGRGFSIVASEVRALAARSQELSKSYHDSLNRNDLITTATFQDIQAGGKMIAASLASVESLAGQIQSRLGQATT, encoded by the coding sequence GTGGTTGATCAGTATGTGATTGCGGCAGCATTGGCAGGTGTCGCGTGGGGCGCGCTGGCAGGTTTGTTCGTGCATCGGTGGTGGTACCGGAAGCGGGCGGCAACGCAACAGCAGACTACGCTCGATACGCAGAACACCGTGCTCGCGCAGGCCGAAGAGCGTCACGCCGCCGAGGTCCGGCAGCACGAGCAGCAGGCGCGCGAACTGCACGCGCTCGTCGATACGCTGCGCGACGATCTCGCGCAGCAGTCGGTGTCGGCGAACGAAGCGCGCGAAGCGCTGAACGCGCTGCATCTGCAAAAGGACGAATGGCTGCAGCAGGCGACGCGCCTCTCAACGGAGGCTGGGCGCCTGCGGCATCTGTCCGCCACGTTCGAGCGCTGGCACGAGCAGATGATCTCGCTGATGGCGCAGAACCACGACATGCACGCGAAGAACAACGAATTGTCGTCGATCGTTCGTCACGTGCTGATCGTGTCGCTGAATGCGTCGATTGAAGCGGCGCGTGCGGGCGCAGCGGGGCGCGGCTTCTCGATCGTCGCAAGCGAAGTGCGCGCGCTCGCGGCACGCTCGCAGGAACTGTCGAAGAGTTATCACGACAGCCTGAATCGCAACGACCTGATCACGACGGCCACGTTTCAGGACATTCAGGCGGGCGGCAAGATGATTGCGGCGTCGCTGGCGAGCGTCGAGTCGCTTGCCGGTCAGATTCAATCCCGGTTAGGGCAGGCGACGACGTGA